One Triticum dicoccoides isolate Atlit2015 ecotype Zavitan chromosome 4B, WEW_v2.0, whole genome shotgun sequence genomic window carries:
- the LOC119294314 gene encoding heat stress transcription factor C-2a-like — MSSAGMGCSGSDGGGMVAPFVGKTYMMVDDPATDAVVAWGPASNSFVVADPFAFSEMLLPAHFKHSNFSSFVRQLNTYGFRKVDPDRWEFAHASFLRGQTHLLPRIVRRRSTTRPSKDDNEGEDEDTSSTMLAMEVVRLKQEQRATEDRLAAMWRRVQDAERRPKLMLAFLLKVVRDPDVLRRLVGNSSTDAGLFPGEGVEAKRPRLLLNGEVQMQDAFMGEPGVDFTGFYTGGDGFSDVPVDDDPPYAFPLNDGGY, encoded by the coding sequence ATGAGCAGTGCCGGCATGGGGTGCTCGGGGAGCGacggcggcggcatggtggcgccgtTCGTGGGGAAGACGTACATGATGGTGGACGACCCGGCGACCGACGCCGTGGTCGCGTGGGGGCCGGCCAGCAACAGCTTCGTCGTGGCCGACCCCTTCGCCTTCTCAGAGATGCTGCTCCCGGCCCACTTCAAGCACTCCAACTTCTCCAGCTTCGTCCGGCAGctcaacacctacggcttccgcaagGTCGATCCGGACCGCTGGGAGTTTGCCCACGCCTCCTTCCTCCGCGGCCAGACACACCTCTTGCCCCGCATCGTCCGGCGCCGGAGCACTACCCGTCCTTCCAAGGACGACAACGAGGGGGAGGATGAGGACACCAGCAGCACCATGCTAGCCATGGAGGTGGTCCGGCTGAAGCAGGAGCAGAGGGCCACCGAGGACCGCTTGGCGGCCATGTGGCGCCGGGTGCAGGACGCCGAGCGCCGGCCCAAGCTCATGCTCGCCTTCCTCCTCAAGGTCGTCCGAGACCCCGACGTGCTGCGTCGCCTTGTAGGCAACTCGAGTACCGACGCCGGATTATTCCCCGGCGAGGGCGTGGAGGCCAAGAGGCCGCGGCTGCTCCTGAACGGGGAAGTCCAGATGCAGGACGCCTTCATGGGGGAACCCGGGGTCGACTTCACTGGGTTCTACACCGGAGGCGACGGGTTCAGCGACGTGCCGGTGGACGACGACCCGCCGTACGCTTTCCCCTTGAACGACGGCGGCTACTGA